One stretch of Punica granatum isolate Tunisia-2019 chromosome 5, ASM765513v2, whole genome shotgun sequence DNA includes these proteins:
- the LOC116206691 gene encoding uncharacterized GPI-anchored protein At1g61900 isoform X2 produces the protein MGVLSLSPSLRAHFFLLLLLFLHGCCCSPLRVDEAAMNPLIPEISPSGSPQPFLPLPSPSPLSPFTNSTAPKLSGLCALNFTAAKSLMHTTSVDCYSAFAPFLANVMCCPQLAATLTILVGQSSQGAASNLNEICSVRASILTEASCPVKDVFEFESTLESSKLLRACERIDPVKECCDAVCQNAMLEAATKIALKTSDVLAQQLTATDHSSRIDDCKRVVARWLVSKLDPFLAKEILRGLSNCDINKACPLLFPELKLVEKSCRDGITNETACCNSMESYVSHLQKQSFITNLQALDCASSLGMKLRKLNITKNIYSLCQISLKDFSLQAIGSQESGCLLPSLPSDATFDKFTGVSFLCDLNDNIPAPWPSSLQMPTSSCNKTIKIPALPAATSAQSGLNSEGLNLFKTSALVAFLSIIS, from the exons ATGGGAGTGCTGTCTCTGTCTCCCAGTTTGAGGGCAcatttcttcctcctcctacTCCTCT TTCTTCATGGGTGCTGCTGTAGCCCATTGCGAGTCGATGAAGCGGCGATGAATCCACTGATTCCCGAGATCTCTCCCAGTGGCTCCCCTCAACCCTTCCTCCCGCTCCCCTCGCCTTCCCCATTGTCTCCATTCACGAACAGCACTGCACCGAAACTCTCAG GACTCTGTGCATTGAACTTCACTGCTGCTAAAAGCCTGATGCACACGACATCAGTTGATTGCTATTCGGCTTTTGCTCCATTCTTAGCTAATGTGATGTGCTGTCCTCAGTTGGCAGCTACGCTCACCATTCTTGTTGGGCAGTCTA GCCAGGGAGCAGCGAGTAATCTAAACGAGATATGTTCTGTTCGTGCATCGATCCTCACCGAAGCCTCATGCCCAGTAAAGGATGTTTTCGAGTTTGAGAGCACATTGGAGTCTTCAAAGCTCCTCAGGGCTTGTGAGAGGATTGACCCTGTAAAGGAGTGCTGCGACGCGGTCTGCCAGAATGCTATGCTGGAAGCAGCCACGAaaattgccctgaaaacttcAGATGTTCTTGCCCAACAACTTACAGCGACAGACCATTCATCGAGGATTGATGATTGTAAGAGGGTTGTTGCAAGGTGGctggtgagtaagcttgaccCTTTCCTGGCAAAGGAGATTCTCAGAGGACTATCCAATTGTGACATCAATAAGG CATGTCCTCTGCTATTCCCTGAGCTGAAACTTGTCGAGAAGAGCTGCAGAGATGGGATAACTAACGAGACAGCTTGCTGCAATTCCATGGAAAGCTACGTGTCTCACTTGCAGAAGCAGAGCTTCATAACCAACTTGCAAGCATTAGACTGCGCGTCATCTTTGGGAATGAAGTTACGGAAACTAAACATCACGAAGAACATCTATAGCCTCTGCCAGATCAGCCTCAAGGACTTCTCCCTGCAAG CAATTGGAAGTCAAG AATCCGGGTGCCTTTTGCCGAGTTTGCCATCGGATGCAACGTTTGATAAGTTTACCGGGGTAAGCTTCCTCTGCGATCTCAACGACAATATTCCCGCGCCGTGGCCGTCTTCTTTGCAAATGCCAACTTCATCATGCAATAAGA CTATCAAGATTCCCGCGCTTCCTGCAGCAACATCTGCTCAGAGTG GCCTTAACAGTGAAGGATTGAACCTTTTTAAGACTTCTGCACTAGTGGCATTTCTCTCGATCATCTCGTGA
- the LOC116206691 gene encoding uncharacterized GPI-anchored protein At1g61900 isoform X1 has protein sequence MGVLSLSPSLRAHFFLLLLLFLHGCCCSPLRVDEAAMNPLIPEISPSGSPQPFLPLPSPSPLSPFTNSTAPKLSGLCALNFTAAKSLMHTTSVDCYSAFAPFLANVMCCPQLAATLTILVGQSSKFTNLLALNETHAKYCLSDIEQILAGQGAASNLNEICSVRASILTEASCPVKDVFEFESTLESSKLLRACERIDPVKECCDAVCQNAMLEAATKIALKTSDVLAQQLTATDHSSRIDDCKRVVARWLVSKLDPFLAKEILRGLSNCDINKACPLLFPELKLVEKSCRDGITNETACCNSMESYVSHLQKQSFITNLQALDCASSLGMKLRKLNITKNIYSLCQISLKDFSLQAIGSQESGCLLPSLPSDATFDKFTGVSFLCDLNDNIPAPWPSSLQMPTSSCNKTIKIPALPAATSAQSGLNSEGLNLFKTSALVAFLSIIS, from the exons ATGGGAGTGCTGTCTCTGTCTCCCAGTTTGAGGGCAcatttcttcctcctcctacTCCTCT TTCTTCATGGGTGCTGCTGTAGCCCATTGCGAGTCGATGAAGCGGCGATGAATCCACTGATTCCCGAGATCTCTCCCAGTGGCTCCCCTCAACCCTTCCTCCCGCTCCCCTCGCCTTCCCCATTGTCTCCATTCACGAACAGCACTGCACCGAAACTCTCAG GACTCTGTGCATTGAACTTCACTGCTGCTAAAAGCCTGATGCACACGACATCAGTTGATTGCTATTCGGCTTTTGCTCCATTCTTAGCTAATGTGATGTGCTGTCCTCAGTTGGCAGCTACGCTCACCATTCTTGTTGGGCAGTCTAGTAAATTTACCAACCTCCTTGCCCTCAATGAGACCCATGCCAAGTACTGCCTTTCCGATATTGAGCAAATTTTGGCAGGCCAGGGAGCAGCGAGTAATCTAAACGAGATATGTTCTGTTCGTGCATCGATCCTCACCGAAGCCTCATGCCCAGTAAAGGATGTTTTCGAGTTTGAGAGCACATTGGAGTCTTCAAAGCTCCTCAGGGCTTGTGAGAGGATTGACCCTGTAAAGGAGTGCTGCGACGCGGTCTGCCAGAATGCTATGCTGGAAGCAGCCACGAaaattgccctgaaaacttcAGATGTTCTTGCCCAACAACTTACAGCGACAGACCATTCATCGAGGATTGATGATTGTAAGAGGGTTGTTGCAAGGTGGctggtgagtaagcttgaccCTTTCCTGGCAAAGGAGATTCTCAGAGGACTATCCAATTGTGACATCAATAAGG CATGTCCTCTGCTATTCCCTGAGCTGAAACTTGTCGAGAAGAGCTGCAGAGATGGGATAACTAACGAGACAGCTTGCTGCAATTCCATGGAAAGCTACGTGTCTCACTTGCAGAAGCAGAGCTTCATAACCAACTTGCAAGCATTAGACTGCGCGTCATCTTTGGGAATGAAGTTACGGAAACTAAACATCACGAAGAACATCTATAGCCTCTGCCAGATCAGCCTCAAGGACTTCTCCCTGCAAG CAATTGGAAGTCAAG AATCCGGGTGCCTTTTGCCGAGTTTGCCATCGGATGCAACGTTTGATAAGTTTACCGGGGTAAGCTTCCTCTGCGATCTCAACGACAATATTCCCGCGCCGTGGCCGTCTTCTTTGCAAATGCCAACTTCATCATGCAATAAGA CTATCAAGATTCCCGCGCTTCCTGCAGCAACATCTGCTCAGAGTG GCCTTAACAGTGAAGGATTGAACCTTTTTAAGACTTCTGCACTAGTGGCATTTCTCTCGATCATCTCGTGA